The following coding sequences lie in one Nycticebus coucang isolate mNycCou1 chromosome 18, mNycCou1.pri, whole genome shotgun sequence genomic window:
- the LOC128570390 gene encoding adenylate kinase isoenzyme 6-like, with product MLLLNILLTGTLGVGKTTLGKELASRSGLKYINVGDLAKEGQLYDGYDEEYECPMLDEDRVVDELDNQMIEGGVIVDYHGCDFFPERWFHVVFVLRTNTSELYKRLETRGYNEKKLKDNIECEIFQVLYEEATAYYKEEIVHQLPSNNPGELESNIDYILKWIEQWVKVHNS from the coding sequence ATGTTACTTCTGAACATCCTGCTCACGGGTACACTTGGGGTTGGAAAAACCACACTAGGCAAAGAACTTGCATCAAGATCAGGACTGAAATACATTAATGTGGGTGATTTAGCTAAAGAAGGGCAGTTGTATGATGGCTATGATGAAGAATATGAATGTCCCATGTTAGATGAAGATAGAGTGGTTGATGAGTTAGATAACCAAATGATAGAAGGTGGAGTTATTGTTGATTACCATGGTTGTGATTTCTTCCCTGAACGCTGGTTTCATGTAGTTTTTGTCCTGCGAACAAATACCAGTGAATTGTACAAAAGGCTTGAAACAAGGGGTTATaatgagaagaaattaaaagacaatattGAGTGTGagatttttcaagttctttatgaAGAAGCCACAGCATACTACAAGGAAGAAATTGTGCATCAGCTGCCCAGCAACAACCCAGGAGAGCTAGAAAGTAATATAGATTACATCTTAAAATGGATTGAGCAGTGGGTCAAAGTTCATAATTCTTGA